The following proteins come from a genomic window of Alosa alosa isolate M-15738 ecotype Scorff River chromosome 2, AALO_Geno_1.1, whole genome shotgun sequence:
- the stc2b gene encoding stanniocalcin-2, whose translation MGVKLALMGILIFSILYDVRATDVTEHDASQERALSLQKRRLTLQNTADIQHCLLSAGDVGCGMFECFSNNTCEIRGLHDICLTFMHNAGRFDSQGKSFIKDALKCMAHGLRQRFSCVSRRCVAVKELVFQLQRQCYTKHNLCSAVRQNVNVMVEMIHFSDLFPKGPHVELVNILLGCGDEVREAIGRRIRTQCEVNWGALCASLSLCPLARGGADQGLTPAPATTQQHGNTLPPGGQLGEDGEQSWMEELLNEKDQSKPQETLGAAQPLQDNSTDTLKVEPRGIDDGGQ comes from the exons ATGGGCGTGAAATTGGCATTGATgggtattttaatattttccatTTTATACGACGTCCGTGCTACAGATGTAACCGAGCATGATGCATCTCAGGAGCGAGCTCTGAGCCTCCAGAAGAGAAGACTTACCCTGCAGAACACAG cTGATATCCAACATTGCCTGTTGTCTGCGGGGGATGTCGGCTGTGGGATGTTTGAGTGCTTCAGCAACAACACCTGTGAGATCCGTGGCCTGCACGACATCTGCCTGACGTTCATGCACAACGCTGGCAGATTTGACTCCCAG GGGAAGTCCTTCATCAAGGATGCACTCAAGTGCATGGCCCACGGCCTGCGCCAGCGCTTCAGCTGTGTTAGCCGGAGGTGCGTGGCGGTCAAGGAGCTGGTGTTCCAGCTGCAGCGTCAGTGCTACACCAAGCACAACCTGTGCTCCGCGGTGAGACAGAACGTCAACGTCATGGTGGAGATGATCCACTTCAGTGACCTTTTCCCTAAAGG GCCGCACGTGGAACTTGTAAACATCCTGCTGGGCTGTGGAGACGAGGTAAGGGAGGCAATTGGTCGCCGCATCCGAACCCAGTGTGAGGTCAACTGGGGGGCGCTGTGTGCCAGCCTCAGCCTCTGTCCTCTAGCGAGGGGAGGAGCTGACCAGGGCCTCACCCCAGCCCCAGCCACCACACAGCAGCATGGGAATACACTGCCACCTGGAGGCCAGCTGGGAGAAGACGGGGAGCAGTCTTGGATGGAGGAGCTCTTAAATGAGAAGGACCAATCAAAACCACAGGAGACTCTTGGTGCTGCCCAGCCTCTTCAAGATAACAGCACTGACACTTTAAAGGTGGAGCCTCGTGGGATTGATGATGGGGGACAATAG
- the crebrf gene encoding vesicle transport protein SEC20 isoform X2 — MSLTGLSQPPQKSTQRCLANHRAPFSKTKKMAVLSDFRVRICSQEIIKHDLQLKALIQDINDCLGPQHVLDELNFQVKVKFRQLRRRIQGLEQLAKEQDSEKDKNIILCEADGHRKQILSNQAAWRKANLTCKLLIDSMEKDELLNRGISTVRPRKTTKESLAEMSSDITESIMIINQLMSEQVKQSEGTVSHLVISSRTVLETNEEFRALNGAIHLGRKLILKYNRREVTDKLLIFLALALFLATVVYIVKKRLFPFL; from the exons ATGAGCCTAACAGGGTTAAGTCAACCACCACAAAAGAGCACACAGAGATGTTTAGCCAATCATCGAGCACCATTttccaaaacaaaaaagatggcGGTACTTTCAGATTTTAGAGTCCGAATTTGTAGTCAAGAAATCATCAAACATGACTTACAACTCAAGGCACTTATACAG GATATAAACGATTGCCTCGGACCCCAACATGTACTGGATGAGTTGAATTTCCAAGTAAAAGTCAAGTTCCGTCAGCTTAGACGCAGGATACAG GGTTTAGAACAGCTGGCAAAGGAACAAGACAGTGAGAAAGATAAAAATATTATCCTGTGTGAGGCAGATGGACATCGAAAACAGATATTGAG TAATCAGGCTGCGTGGCGGAAGGCAAATCTAACCTGCAAGCTCCTCATAGACAGTATGGAGAAGGATGAACTACTAAACAGGGGAATCAGTACAGTCAGACCTAG gaagACCACCAAGGAGAGCCTGGCTGAGATGAGCAGTGACATCACTGAGTCAATCATGATCATCAACCAGCTGATGTCCGAACAGGTCAAGCAGAGTGAGGGGACTGTTAGCCACTTGG TAATCTCCTCGAGGACTGTTCTGGAGACCAATGAGGAGTTCAGGGCACTGAACGGGGCCATCCATTTAGGAAGGAAGCTGATCTTAAAATACAATCGTCGAGAGGTCACAGACAAACTCCTCATCTTTCTGGCCCTGGCCTTGTTTCTGGCCACAGTAGTCTACATTGTGAAGAAAAGACTCTTCCCTTTCCTTTGA